The stretch of DNA AGCCTACGAACAACTCTTCTTGTTGATAAAGCTTAAGTTTTTTAGCATAGAATTGGGAATAGGATAGAAAAAATAAATATTGCTAATAAACGTTAAAATATCAAACTATTACAAAACAATGGAATGAACTAAAATAATCCTGCATCATGATTGATTTAATAAAAACACACATTGAAGAGCCAGAAAAACTTGAAAGATTATATCAGGATGATAAGAAATTATTCAAATCAAATTTTTTAGAACTGTATTCAGAAATAGAAAATTTTCCTCAAGCGAAATTTTGGAAAGCAAGACTTGAATATAAAAAGACTGTATCTAAAACATTTAATATTCAAAAAAATGACATTATAGTATTAATTGCAACTTGCTTTTTAACAGGATTATTAATTAAGCTACCTGCAATTTTTGATTTTAGTATCAAGGATTATTCGTATTACGAAAAAAATTCAGCTTTAATTGTTTTCTTTGGTTTGTCACTTTATGCTGTTTGGAAAAATCAAATATTTGATTCTAAAAAACAGTTTATAATTTTTCTAGCATTTTTATTTCC from Bacteroidota bacterium encodes:
- a CDS encoding DUF4153 domain-containing protein, which encodes MIDLIKTHIEEPEKLERLYQDDKKLFKSNFLELYSEIENFPQAKFWKARLEYKKTVSKTFNIQKNDIIVLIATCFLTGLLIKLPAIFDFSIKDYSYYEKNSALIVFFGLSLYAVWKNQIFDSKKQFIIFLAFLFPAIYINYLPSDTDSHSINLAYIHLPLLMWCVYGLLYIDFDFK